From a single Bufo bufo chromosome 9, aBufBuf1.1, whole genome shotgun sequence genomic region:
- the INKA1 gene encoding PAK4-inhibitor INKA1 isoform X2 — MQSTVQLRLKVPGSVASEQMDCMLRVLQDLKRSSPSSAEESSAPPARRPLRRDIRSSHRTSDLSEADSACCVDLPSDVSPVSCGQRALEWDSGYSEVSGSSLRGEEEDVDDEEDVAAPPVLRRHIQPPCSRLTSGGLLRSRQERIRPKSTSDVCLEQWGGIGVGSGSQDWTGCLLSQSRSRQPLVLGDNSFADLVKQWMDLPENGNEKERQTHWLHRPHGFLVSLSGNVKKRLGNMSRPRGPPEQEAAKRLSCPQLGCRTLSPFYHQSLSDIAEASSGLLHCRSRQPIICSGGLL; from the coding sequence CGCCTGAAGGTTCCCGGATCCGTGGCGTCTGAACAGATGGATTGCATGCTCCGTGTGTTGCAGGACCTGAAGCGTTCCTCTCCCTCTTCTGCGGAGGAATCTTCTGCGCCTCCTGCGCGCCGACCCCTGAGGCGCGACATCCGCTCTTCACATCGCACTTCGGACTTGTCAGAGGCGGACTCGGCCTGCTGCGTGGATCTACCCAGCGACGTCTCCCCGGTCAGCTGCGGCCAGCGCGCTCTAGAGTGGGACTCCGGCTACTCGGAGGTGTCCGGGAGCTCCCTGCGCGGGGAGGAGGAGGACGTGGATGATGAGGAAGACGTGGCAGCTCCCCCAGTCCTGCGCAGGCACATTCAGCCGCCATGTTCTCGCCTGACCTCGGGGGGGCTGCTGCGTTCtagacaggagagaatccgccCGAAATCCACGTCGGACGTTTGCCTGGAGCAGTGGGGGGGCATTGGGGTGGGGAGCGGCTCCCAGGACTGGACGGGGTGTCTGCTGTCCCAGAGCCGCAGCCGCCAGCCGCTCGTTCTGGGGGACAACAGCTTTGCGGATCTGGTCAAGCAGTGGATGGACTTACCGGAAAATGGCAATGAGAAGGAGCGGCAGACGCACTGGTTACACAGGCCGCACGGATTCCTGGTCAGCCTGTCCGGTAACGTGAAGAAACGCCTTGGAAACATGTCCCGGCCGCGCGGCCCCCCGGAGCAAGAGGCCGCCAAACGCCTGTCCTGCCCCCAGCTGGGCTGCCGGACGCTCTCCCCCTTTTACCACCAGTCCCTGTCGGACATTGCGGAGGCGTCATCGGGCCTCTTACATTGCCGCAGTCGGCAGCCAATCATATGCAGTGGTGGACTGTTGTAA
- the INKA1 gene encoding PAK4-inhibitor INKA1 isoform X1 yields MQSTVQLQRLKVPGSVASEQMDCMLRVLQDLKRSSPSSAEESSAPPARRPLRRDIRSSHRTSDLSEADSACCVDLPSDVSPVSCGQRALEWDSGYSEVSGSSLRGEEEDVDDEEDVAAPPVLRRHIQPPCSRLTSGGLLRSRQERIRPKSTSDVCLEQWGGIGVGSGSQDWTGCLLSQSRSRQPLVLGDNSFADLVKQWMDLPENGNEKERQTHWLHRPHGFLVSLSGNVKKRLGNMSRPRGPPEQEAAKRLSCPQLGCRTLSPFYHQSLSDIAEASSGLLHCRSRQPIICSGGLL; encoded by the coding sequence caGCGCCTGAAGGTTCCCGGATCCGTGGCGTCTGAACAGATGGATTGCATGCTCCGTGTGTTGCAGGACCTGAAGCGTTCCTCTCCCTCTTCTGCGGAGGAATCTTCTGCGCCTCCTGCGCGCCGACCCCTGAGGCGCGACATCCGCTCTTCACATCGCACTTCGGACTTGTCAGAGGCGGACTCGGCCTGCTGCGTGGATCTACCCAGCGACGTCTCCCCGGTCAGCTGCGGCCAGCGCGCTCTAGAGTGGGACTCCGGCTACTCGGAGGTGTCCGGGAGCTCCCTGCGCGGGGAGGAGGAGGACGTGGATGATGAGGAAGACGTGGCAGCTCCCCCAGTCCTGCGCAGGCACATTCAGCCGCCATGTTCTCGCCTGACCTCGGGGGGGCTGCTGCGTTCtagacaggagagaatccgccCGAAATCCACGTCGGACGTTTGCCTGGAGCAGTGGGGGGGCATTGGGGTGGGGAGCGGCTCCCAGGACTGGACGGGGTGTCTGCTGTCCCAGAGCCGCAGCCGCCAGCCGCTCGTTCTGGGGGACAACAGCTTTGCGGATCTGGTCAAGCAGTGGATGGACTTACCGGAAAATGGCAATGAGAAGGAGCGGCAGACGCACTGGTTACACAGGCCGCACGGATTCCTGGTCAGCCTGTCCGGTAACGTGAAGAAACGCCTTGGAAACATGTCCCGGCCGCGCGGCCCCCCGGAGCAAGAGGCCGCCAAACGCCTGTCCTGCCCCCAGCTGGGCTGCCGGACGCTCTCCCCCTTTTACCACCAGTCCCTGTCGGACATTGCGGAGGCGTCATCGGGCCTCTTACATTGCCGCAGTCGGCAGCCAATCATATGCAGTGGTGGACTGTTGTAA